In a single window of the Paenibacillus sp. MMS20-IR301 genome:
- a CDS encoding sigma-70 family RNA polymerase sigma factor has protein sequence MNVSRLVRQAQKGNKEALLQLILAEQDAYYRLAYSYMRNEQDAMDVMEDMIVTLYEKLDQLNKSEAFYCWSKTILVNRCKTVLRKQQQHLPLGEEESALAVAAWTEDNPYRHTESELDLSVLLAHLNPQQREAIELRYVHDLPYQTIAEMTDAPVGTIKSRISLGIQKLKTMIGGDRYEDSGGENPGVPEGDDAIRT, from the coding sequence ATGAATGTAAGCCGTCTGGTCAGACAGGCCCAGAAAGGCAATAAGGAGGCTCTATTACAGCTGATTTTGGCCGAGCAGGACGCTTATTACCGCCTGGCTTACAGCTACATGAGGAATGAGCAGGATGCAATGGATGTCATGGAGGATATGATCGTGACCTTATACGAGAAGCTGGATCAGCTGAACAAAAGCGAAGCCTTCTACTGCTGGAGCAAAACCATTCTCGTGAACCGCTGTAAAACAGTCCTCCGCAAACAGCAGCAGCATCTTCCTTTGGGTGAAGAGGAAAGCGCGCTTGCGGTGGCTGCCTGGACAGAGGATAATCCCTACCGCCATACCGAGTCGGAGCTGGATCTGTCCGTGCTGCTCGCTCATCTGAACCCGCAGCAGCGGGAAGCAATTGAGCTCCGCTACGTCCATGATCTTCCCTATCAGACAATTGCCGAGATGACCGATGCGCCGGTCGGCACCATTAAATCAAGAATCTCGCTGGGCATACAGAAGCTCAAAACCATGATCGGAGGTGACCGTTATGAAGACAGTGGAGGAGAGAATCCAGGAGTACCAGAAGGTGATGACGCCATCAGAACTTGA
- a CDS encoding DUF4179 domain-containing protein, which produces MKTVEERIQEYQKVMTPSELEGRLRKALEEVPSRRRRPARTKAWFAAAAAACLLTLGVYQYPAFAYYGGKLFNRSELHSLSFAELAGQGYGQAVNKSRTLKDGSVFMINGVIADDNALLVYYSVQRPSGYYFDDTGIIYYGLDSIEGFLTHSSPSGGSGNYSQDKTRFDGVYKFDPVSPFSRSLTLTLSARLTTGEVAQYPLSFKYDPNKAMRSMLAEDISQAVPVDQGELRYDTITASPTSTVVKGHYELENGEFPRFAGDTRLYVNGKELKLWEMRSSLVSGKKAFEIEFDVLPAGRIKTVELVLVNFSGYERVDQPISLAAPSDRSIPVGPEKLWIRSVTRTAAGYDVVIARKQFTFPETESLAVQAGGKTVPVAAISPARPWDLKNGNILWEQTYSFNTADVPQFLLLEGYSYIKSYNKSITIPVGDK; this is translated from the coding sequence ATGAAGACAGTGGAGGAGAGAATCCAGGAGTACCAGAAGGTGATGACGCCATCAGAACTTGAAGGCAGGCTGCGGAAGGCCCTGGAGGAGGTTCCTTCCAGACGAAGAAGGCCAGCCCGCACCAAAGCCTGGTTTGCCGCGGCAGCAGCTGCTTGTCTGTTAACATTAGGAGTCTATCAATATCCTGCATTCGCTTATTACGGAGGCAAGCTGTTTAACCGCAGTGAGCTGCACTCCTTAAGCTTTGCTGAATTAGCTGGGCAAGGCTACGGGCAAGCTGTCAACAAAAGCAGAACGCTGAAGGATGGCTCTGTGTTCATGATTAACGGAGTCATTGCAGATGATAATGCCTTGCTGGTGTATTACAGCGTTCAGCGGCCCTCCGGCTATTACTTCGATGACACCGGGATCATCTATTATGGCCTTGACAGTATTGAAGGGTTCCTGACGCATTCCTCCCCGAGCGGAGGAAGCGGCAATTACAGCCAAGACAAAACCCGGTTTGACGGCGTCTATAAGTTTGATCCGGTCAGCCCCTTCTCCAGAAGCTTAACCCTAACCTTAAGTGCACGGCTGACTACGGGCGAGGTGGCACAATATCCGCTCTCCTTCAAGTATGATCCGAATAAAGCCATGCGCAGTATGCTGGCGGAGGATATTTCACAAGCCGTTCCGGTGGATCAGGGAGAGCTCCGCTATGACACGATTACAGCCTCCCCTACCTCAACCGTGGTGAAAGGTCATTATGAGCTGGAGAACGGGGAATTCCCGAGATTTGCCGGTGACACCAGGCTTTACGTGAACGGGAAGGAGCTGAAATTATGGGAGATGCGTTCAAGCCTGGTATCAGGCAAAAAGGCATTTGAAATTGAATTTGATGTGCTGCCGGCCGGCCGGATCAAGACTGTAGAGCTTGTACTCGTAAATTTCAGCGGATATGAGCGGGTAGACCAGCCTATCTCTCTGGCCGCACCATCGGACCGCTCCATACCAGTCGGGCCTGAGAAACTCTGGATCCGCAGCGTCACTCGTACCGCTGCAGGCTACGATGTCGTAATAGCCAGGAAACAGTTCACCTTCCCGGAGACGGAATCGCTGGCAGTTCAGGCCGGCGGCAAGACCGTTCCGGTAGCTGCTATATCCCCGGCCCGGCCGTGGGATCTGAAGAACGGCAACATACTGTGGGAGCAGACCTATTCCTTCAACACGGCAGATGTACCGCAATTCCTGCTGCTGGAGGGTTACAGTTATATCAAATCCTATAATAAGAGCATCACAATTCCAGTAGGGGACAAATAA
- a CDS encoding family 43 glycosylhydrolase — protein sequence MSTNREYNNPLVEQRADPWVYKHSDGYYYFTASVPEYDRIEVRRAATIEGLREALPVVAWRKYESGPLSANIWAPEIHYIDEKWYIYFAAARTTETKEGLFDHRMFVLENASANPLEGEWAEKGQMITAWESFALDATSFEHKGVQYYVWAQKDPEIEGNSNLYISAMANGWTLTGPQTMIATPEYPWEVIGFRVNEGAAVIKRGGKIFMSFSASATDYNYCMGLLTADEDSDLLDAASWHKHPEPVFKTSEENGQYGPGHNSFTVDENGEDVLIYHARNYKEITGDPLYDPNRHTRAQRLHWNEDGTPDFGVPVKDGGK from the coding sequence ATGAGTACAAATAGAGAGTACAATAATCCGCTTGTGGAGCAGCGGGCTGATCCCTGGGTATACAAGCACAGTGACGGATACTACTATTTCACAGCCTCCGTACCGGAATATGACCGGATTGAAGTACGCAGAGCGGCTACGATCGAAGGCTTAAGAGAGGCGCTGCCTGTCGTAGCGTGGCGTAAATACGAGAGTGGCCCGCTCAGCGCCAATATCTGGGCCCCTGAAATTCATTATATCGATGAGAAATGGTATATCTATTTCGCTGCTGCCCGGACAACAGAGACTAAGGAAGGGCTGTTCGACCACCGCATGTTTGTGCTGGAGAATGCTTCAGCGAATCCGCTCGAAGGAGAATGGGCAGAGAAGGGCCAGATGATAACTGCCTGGGAATCCTTCGCCCTGGATGCCACATCCTTCGAGCATAAGGGCGTCCAATATTATGTATGGGCGCAAAAGGACCCGGAGATTGAAGGGAACTCCAATCTCTATATCTCGGCTATGGCCAACGGCTGGACACTGACCGGACCGCAGACAATGATCGCTACTCCGGAGTATCCGTGGGAGGTTATCGGCTTCCGCGTGAATGAAGGGGCTGCCGTGATCAAGCGGGGCGGCAAAATCTTCATGAGCTTCTCGGCCAGCGCCACCGACTACAACTATTGTATGGGGCTGCTCACAGCGGATGAGGACAGCGATCTGCTGGATGCGGCCTCCTGGCACAAGCATCCCGAGCCGGTCTTCAAGACCAGCGAAGAGAACGGGCAGTACGGCCCGGGCCACAACAGCTTCACCGTAGATGAGAACGGTGAGGATGTCCTGATCTATCATGCCCGCAACTATAAGGAGATCACCGGTGATCCGCTGTATGATCCGAACCGTCATACCCGGGCCCAGCGTCTGCACTGGAACGAAGACGGCACTCCGGACTTCGGTGTGCCGGTGAAGGATGGCGGGAAGTAA
- a CDS encoding alpha-N-arabinofuranosidase produces the protein MTAVKINTGEGASRISRHLYGHFAEHLGRCIYEGLWVGKDSPIPNTDGIRDDVVAALKKLDIPVLRWPGGCFADEYHWKDGIGRPESRKRMINTHWGGVVENNHFGTHEFFRLCELLECEPYICGNVGSGTVQEMSEWVEYMTFDGESPMANWRAVNGREEPWKLKYFGVGNENWGCGGNMRPEYYADLYRRYQTYARNYGDNKLYRIAGGANVDDYNWTEVLMREAGRFMDGLSLHSYTIPGSWEEKRYALGFDTAEWFETMKKSLHMDELITRHSAIMDKYDPEKRVGLIIDEWGTWFLTEPGTNPGFLYQQNTLRDALVAGIHLNIFQNHSSRVHMANLAQMVNVLQALILTEGEQMLLTPTYHVFEMYKVHQDNELLAIDFTSPGYAYGEELIPQVSVSASRDEAGIIYISLCNMSHADEAGLAIELAGAAGEVSGKLLTHSDLNAHNTFGQPEAVAPVAFGGASFKDGVLECRLPPASVVVLTLR, from the coding sequence ATGACTGCTGTAAAGATAAACACAGGTGAAGGGGCAAGCAGGATCAGCCGCCACCTGTACGGACATTTCGCCGAGCATCTTGGCAGATGTATCTATGAAGGCCTCTGGGTAGGCAAGGATTCACCGATTCCGAATACGGACGGCATCCGCGATGATGTGGTTGCTGCACTCAAAAAACTGGATATTCCCGTGCTCCGCTGGCCGGGCGGCTGCTTCGCCGACGAATATCACTGGAAAGACGGCATTGGACGGCCGGAGAGCCGCAAACGGATGATCAATACACACTGGGGCGGCGTGGTCGAGAATAACCACTTCGGCACGCATGAGTTTTTCCGCCTGTGTGAGCTGCTGGAATGCGAGCCGTATATTTGCGGCAATGTAGGCAGCGGTACGGTTCAGGAAATGTCGGAATGGGTGGAGTATATGACCTTTGACGGCGAGTCGCCGATGGCTAACTGGCGTGCCGTGAATGGCCGTGAAGAGCCTTGGAAGCTGAAGTACTTTGGCGTCGGGAATGAGAACTGGGGCTGCGGCGGCAATATGCGGCCGGAGTACTATGCAGATCTGTACCGCCGTTATCAGACCTATGCCCGTAACTACGGTGACAACAAGCTATACCGGATTGCCGGAGGGGCCAATGTGGACGATTACAATTGGACGGAAGTGCTGATGCGCGAAGCCGGACGGTTCATGGACGGGTTAAGTCTCCATTCCTATACCATTCCGGGCAGCTGGGAAGAGAAACGTTATGCGCTTGGGTTCGATACCGCTGAATGGTTCGAAACGATGAAGAAATCACTCCATATGGATGAGCTCATTACCCGGCATTCCGCGATTATGGACAAATACGATCCGGAGAAGCGGGTAGGATTGATCATAGATGAATGGGGGACCTGGTTCCTGACCGAGCCGGGAACGAATCCCGGATTCCTGTACCAGCAGAACACGCTCAGGGATGCGCTAGTAGCCGGAATCCATCTGAACATCTTCCAGAATCACAGCAGCCGTGTGCACATGGCCAATCTGGCCCAGATGGTTAATGTACTCCAGGCGCTGATTCTTACGGAGGGTGAGCAAATGCTGCTGACCCCTACGTACCATGTCTTTGAAATGTACAAGGTGCATCAGGATAATGAGCTGCTTGCGATTGACTTCACCAGTCCCGGCTATGCTTACGGCGAAGAGCTGATCCCGCAGGTTAGTGTATCTGCTTCGCGGGATGAGGCAGGGATCATTTACATCTCCCTCTGCAATATGAGCCATGCGGATGAAGCCGGTCTTGCTATTGAGCTTGCCGGTGCAGCAGGTGAAGTAAGCGGGAAGCTGCTCACGCACAGCGACCTGAATGCCCATAATACCTTCGGGCAGCCGGAAGCGGTGGCCCCTGTAGCCTTCGGCGGCGCCTCGTTCAAGGATGGCGTGCTGGAATGCCGGCTGCCGCCGGCATCGGTTGTTGTTTTGACCCTGAGATGA
- a CDS encoding arabinan endo-1,5-alpha-L-arabinosidase produces MPHPANGENAGVQFPSSPGEFTMYDTSILDREPEWGVHNAHDPGIIKTDDGYYVFSTDVRVGGELIPGVMVRKSPDLIHWQWVQYALPGIPQVALDWAGSGNLWAPDVVQVNGQYRMYYSASSFGSRQSLIGLHTAEHIEGPWTDEGVVIRTRDEDPLNAIDANVLKDAEGRMWMVYGSFFGGIHITELDPETGKPLEEGFGKLLAVRDKTTEDGAVEGPYIIYNEQFKQYYLFLSYDSLFEDYNVRVARSASITGPYLDAHGRDVADSTYMPQHEVGVKVMGGYRFGDDPGWIAPGHNSVLNDNGNYYMVHHARGGADKHWPYLHIRTILWTEDGWPVVSPQRYAGETEQDIPAAMVPGEWERLVHDPAVDGQVQSVPLKLHWNGELTGEHGQGSWSLDGGRTLTLRWNALSEGQGHVEQVRLLPAWDWEKNAPALVFTGMNDNGICSWGKQSS; encoded by the coding sequence ATGCCACATCCTGCAAATGGTGAGAATGCCGGGGTACAGTTCCCGTCTTCACCAGGAGAATTCACCATGTACGATACCTCCATCCTTGACCGGGAGCCGGAATGGGGAGTACATAACGCACATGATCCCGGAATTATTAAGACAGATGACGGCTACTATGTCTTCTCGACGGATGTCAGAGTCGGCGGCGAGCTGATACCGGGGGTTATGGTCCGCAAATCACCGGATCTCATTCACTGGCAATGGGTGCAGTATGCCCTGCCGGGCATTCCCCAGGTTGCACTGGACTGGGCGGGCTCAGGCAATTTGTGGGCGCCCGATGTTGTACAGGTGAACGGGCAATACCGGATGTATTATTCCGCTTCCTCCTTCGGCAGCCGCCAGTCGCTGATCGGCCTGCACACCGCAGAGCATATCGAAGGCCCGTGGACGGATGAAGGAGTGGTTATCCGGACCCGTGATGAAGACCCGCTGAATGCCATTGATGCCAATGTGCTGAAGGATGCAGAGGGCCGGATGTGGATGGTGTACGGCTCCTTTTTCGGGGGGATCCATATCACTGAACTGGACCCGGAAACCGGCAAACCGCTGGAGGAAGGCTTCGGCAAGCTGCTTGCTGTCCGCGATAAGACTACAGAGGACGGGGCAGTAGAAGGACCCTACATTATCTATAATGAACAGTTCAAGCAGTATTATCTGTTCCTGTCTTATGACTCTTTATTCGAGGATTACAACGTCCGTGTAGCCCGTTCGGCTTCAATTACCGGCCCGTATCTGGATGCGCACGGCCGCGATGTTGCTGACAGCACGTATATGCCGCAGCATGAGGTGGGAGTCAAGGTAATGGGCGGATACCGGTTCGGTGATGATCCGGGCTGGATTGCACCGGGACATAACTCGGTCCTGAACGATAACGGCAATTATTATATGGTACATCACGCCCGGGGCGGAGCCGATAAGCATTGGCCTTACCTGCATATCCGCACGATTCTCTGGACGGAGGACGGCTGGCCGGTAGTATCGCCGCAGCGTTATGCCGGTGAGACTGAGCAGGATATTCCTGCGGCAATGGTTCCGGGAGAATGGGAACGGCTTGTTCATGATCCGGCTGTAGACGGCCAGGTACAGTCGGTACCGCTGAAGCTGCACTGGAACGGGGAATTAACCGGCGAACACGGACAGGGAAGCTGGAGCCTGGACGGCGGGCGGACGCTGACTCTGAGATGGAATGCTCTGTCTGAAGGTCAAGGCCATGTGGAGCAGGTCAGGCTGCTTCCGGCCTGGGACTGGGAGAAGAATGCGCCGGCGCTCGTATTTACCGGTATGAATGATAACGGCATTTGCAGCTGGGGCAAGCAGAGCTCCTGA
- a CDS encoding carbohydrate ABC transporter permease, translating into MTSRRRVTNSIIFVLLLIGAVFMIGPLLWMLSTSFKDKQDVFALPPVWIPNPFHFNKYSEIWEAGPLLSGIKNSVIIAVTVTAVGTFTSSLAAFSFSKLRFPAKNKIFLLMLSSLMIPYPAVMIPQFFMFSKLGWIDTLLPLIVPGLFGNIVMIFFLRQYLSSVPNAIIEAAKIDGSSYFRLYSSITFPLIKPAVAAQLILWFMGIWNDYLSPIIYLNSPEKQTLQLVIANFNATYAIQTDYPLIMAASIIALLPMLIIFLVFQKQIIESVAISGVKG; encoded by the coding sequence ATGACGAGCAGAAGAAGAGTTACCAATTCTATCATATTCGTTCTACTGTTAATCGGCGCGGTATTCATGATCGGTCCGCTGCTCTGGATGCTGTCCACTTCATTTAAGGATAAGCAGGATGTATTCGCCTTGCCTCCGGTGTGGATTCCGAATCCGTTCCATTTCAATAAATACAGTGAGATTTGGGAAGCCGGTCCGCTGCTGAGCGGGATTAAGAACAGCGTAATCATCGCGGTTACTGTAACTGCGGTCGGTACGTTCACCTCCAGTCTCGCGGCGTTTTCATTCTCCAAATTGCGTTTTCCGGCAAAAAATAAAATTTTCCTGCTGATGCTCTCTTCGCTGATGATCCCGTATCCGGCAGTGATGATTCCGCAGTTCTTCATGTTCTCGAAGCTGGGCTGGATCGACACTCTGCTGCCGCTGATCGTTCCTGGCCTGTTCGGCAATATCGTGATGATCTTCTTCCTGCGGCAATATCTGAGCAGTGTGCCTAATGCCATCATTGAAGCGGCCAAAATTGACGGAAGCTCGTATTTCCGCCTGTATAGCTCAATTACCTTCCCGCTGATCAAACCGGCGGTAGCTGCACAGCTGATCCTGTGGTTCATGGGGATCTGGAATGACTACCTGTCGCCGATTATCTATCTGAATTCACCGGAGAAACAGACGCTGCAGCTGGTTATCGCCAACTTTAATGCGACGTATGCGATTCAGACGGACTATCCGCTGATTATGGCGGCTTCAATTATTGCCCTGCTGCCGATGCTTATTATCTTCCTGGTATTCCAGAAGCAGATTATTGAATCTGTAGCAATTTCAGGTGTAAAGGGGTAA
- a CDS encoding sugar ABC transporter permease, protein MNAKSNLYRKEKIYGFLFILPPLLGLLIFTLYPMIYSIYGSFTDWDGLGQMNLIGLSNFTDLLTDELFHKALFNTLFMMLGIPIGITLALLLALGLNRGVPGTTAFRVIYYVPVISSLAAVSIMWNWAYNGDYGLVNQFLDLFGISGPNWMANKFTVKPALIIMAVWKGLGYTMLLYLAALQSVSRSYYEAAELDGANGFQSFRHITWPMVRPVTFFIIVTNIIGGSQIFTEMNIMTPTGGPEYASASVVFYIWQKAFGNFQMGYASAMAVFLGVFIFVVTLIQFRMNEKQSFDVD, encoded by the coding sequence ATGAACGCTAAGTCGAACCTCTACCGGAAGGAGAAAATCTACGGATTTCTGTTTATTCTTCCTCCGCTGCTGGGACTGTTAATCTTTACACTGTATCCGATGATTTATTCAATCTATGGCTCATTTACCGATTGGGACGGACTCGGACAGATGAATCTGATCGGCCTGAGCAATTTCACCGACCTGTTAACGGATGAGCTGTTCCATAAGGCTTTATTTAATACACTCTTCATGATGCTTGGCATTCCAATCGGCATTACATTAGCGCTGCTCTTGGCACTGGGCCTCAACCGCGGGGTTCCCGGGACTACGGCGTTCCGCGTCATCTATTATGTTCCGGTCATTTCTTCCCTGGCGGCAGTGTCCATCATGTGGAACTGGGCGTACAACGGTGACTACGGGCTAGTGAACCAGTTCCTGGATCTGTTCGGGATAAGCGGGCCTAACTGGATGGCCAATAAATTCACGGTCAAGCCGGCGCTGATTATTATGGCGGTCTGGAAGGGACTCGGCTATACGATGCTGCTCTATTTGGCGGCCCTGCAGAGCGTCTCCAGATCCTATTACGAAGCGGCAGAGCTGGACGGGGCAAATGGCTTCCAATCATTCCGGCATATTACCTGGCCTATGGTACGACCGGTAACCTTCTTCATTATCGTTACCAATATTATCGGAGGATCGCAAATTTTTACCGAGATGAACATTATGACCCCTACCGGCGGACCGGAATATGCTTCGGCTTCCGTAGTGTTCTACATTTGGCAGAAGGCCTTCGGCAACTTCCAGATGGGTTATGCCTCTGCAATGGCGGTATTCCTCGGCGTGTTCATATTTGTCGTGACTCTTATCCAATTCCGAATGAACGAGAAGCAATCGTTCGATGTCGATTGA